One window from the genome of Hydractinia symbiolongicarpus strain clone_291-10 chromosome 1, HSymV2.1, whole genome shotgun sequence encodes:
- the LOC130648885 gene encoding piggyBac transposable element-derived protein 4-like, with translation MAKAGSSRRISLEDAVNYMLETDDSDIDSCHGGLSSDEEERIDNALLGYYSDWDENDPNADVESNLVGRSSPPPSSPPPPLSTNSTETLNNESQVTALNSAVSLTFCANNNVPDHATVTNEPSTRISRRTRRPRKQVIDLGSTDDDCDNKENICEKHTSTKKGKKKPANKKPANKKPANKEPVAHKNTKSYDDPDTPNILPDFTPTRDPGLHCDVPLIRGVQEIDFFQLFFSEELIQDIVKHTNTYGWRNISKKKSCAKKDGSWKETSVHEMKQFIALLMYMGIVRLPRHDRYWSVKSLFHGLWAREMLSRSRFYALLSMLHVVDPEEEEQGHKLKKVAPFIDHFRNRCRTLFQPEQNLAVDERLVKSKHRSGIRQYIKNKPVKFGIKLWVIADSKTGYTCDFSVYTGSGDRVVHPKHGLGYGVVMTLAESFLNQGYHIFFDNFYTSCILVIDLLKHQTPSCGTVVESRKGFPDSMKGGKKSWAPKQHRGAMRWSREDKALCLQWKDNKVVTMVSTIDRADKFVEVQRKVKADGKFSTVTVRQPECIQRYNSYMNGVDKSDQYLAKYNMLRKCVRWWKTLFFHMIDIGLVNGFILFQLHRSRNPDVPGLKRPKSYALLVFREAVIRQLTSMEEYADPPVYNNFQAPIDKRYNTEHMPVFTEEKRNCKVCYAELKKQVRVYTKCSAPQCDVYLHFTKENNCFQKWHTTFKH, from the exons atggcgaagGCTGGAAGCTCAAGGAGAATTTCTCTTGAAGATGCTGTCAATTATATGCTTGAAACTGATGATTCTGACATCGATTCATGTCATGGGGGCCTCAGTAGTGACGAAGAAGAAAGAATAGATAATGCTTTATTGGGTTACTACTCGGATTGGGATGAAAA tgaTCCAAATGCTGATGTTGAAAGCAATCTTGTCGGTCGCTCATCACCGCCTCCTTCTTCACCGCCACCGCCGCTGTCCACAAACTCGACTGAAACGTTGAACAATGAAAGTCAAGTAACTGCTCTAAATTCTGCTGTTTCTCTAACATTCTGTGCCAATAATAATGTTCCTGACCATGCCACAGTCACTAATGAGCCCAGTACGAGAATTTCTCGTCGCACGCGCCGTCCTCGAAAACAGGTTATTGATTTGGGGTCAACCGATGATGACTGCGATAACAAAGAAAACATTTGCGAGAAACATACCTCtacaaaaaaaggtaaaaagaagCCAGCTAACAAGAAACCAGCCAATAAGAAGCCAGCTAATAAGGAGCCAGTAGCACATAAGAATACCAAGAGTTATGATGATCCAGATACTCCAAACATTCTACCAGATTTTACTCCGACACGTGACCCAGGATTGCATTGTGATGTTCCATTGATACGCGGCGTTCAAGAAATTGATTTTTTCCAACTATTCTTTAGTGAGGAATTGATTCAGGATATAGTGAAGCATACTAATACATATGGCTGGAGAAACATCAGCAAAAAGAAAAGTTGTGCAAAAAAAGATGGGTCATGGAAAGAAACCTCTGTCCACGAGATGAAGCAATTTATCGCTTTACTTATGTACATGGGTATCGTGCGGCTACCGCGACACGACCGATACTGGAGTGTCAAATCACTGTTTCATGGTTTATGGGCAAGGGAGATGCTGTCCAGGAGTAGGTTCTACGCTTTGTTGTCCATGCTACATGTTGTGGATCCTGAGGAGGAGGAACAAGGTCATAAGCTAAAGAAGGTCGCACCGTTCATCGATCATTTTAGAAATCGTTGCCGCACGCTGTTCCAACCAGAACAAAACTTAGCAGTTGATGAGCGCCTTGTCAAGTCGAAACATCGTTCTGGTATCCGCCAGTATATCAAGAACAAACCGGTTAAATTTGGTATCAAACTCTGGGTAATTGCCGACAGCAAGACTGGTTATACATGTGACTTTAGTGTTTACACGGGGAGTGGGGATAGAGTTGTCCATCCAAAACACGGGCTTGGATATGGTGTTGTGATGACCTTGGCAGAATCCTTCTTGAATCAAGGATATCATATTTTCTTTGACAACTTTTACACGTCATGCATTTTGGTCATTGATCTTCTCAAACACCAAACTCCGTCTTGTGGAACAGTGGTTGAAAGCAGAAAAGGTTTTCCGGATTCGATGAAGGGAGGAAAAAAGAGCTGGGCACCTAAACAACACCGGGGAGCTATGAGATGGAGCCGTGAAGATAAAGCGTTGTGTCTTCAATGGAAAGACAACAAAGTGGTTACCATGGTGAGCACCATTGACAGGGCAGATAAATTTGTTGAAGTACAAAGGAAAGTCAAAGCTGATGGTAAATTTTCTACAGTTACGGTTAGACAACCAGAATGCATCCAACGGTACAATTCTTATATGAATGGTGTAGATAAATCCGACCAATATCTAGCAAAATACAACATGCTGCGAAAATGTGTAAGGTGGTGGAAAACTCTGTTCTTCCACATGATCGACATTGGTTTAGTCAACGGTTTCATACTGTTTCAATTGCATCGCTCCCGTAACCCTGATGTTCCGGGGCTCAAGCGACCTAAGTCTTACGCTTTGCTTGTTTTTCGAGAGGCTGTTATCAGGCAACTAACCAGTATGGAAGAGTATGCAGATCCTCCTGTTTACAATAACTTCCAAGCTCCCATTGATAAGAGATATAACACTGAACATATGCCGGTATTCACCGAAGAGAAACGAAATTGTAAAGTCTGTTACGCAGAGTTGAAGAAGCAAGTCCGTGTTTACACGAAGTGTTCTGCTCCACAATGTGATGTTTATTTGCActttacaaaagaaaataattgttttcagAAGTGGCATACAACATTCAAACACTAG